In Dyadobacter sp. NIV53, a single window of DNA contains:
- a CDS encoding Uma2 family endonuclease gives MMPTATQTIYTETEYFQMEEKAVYKSEYFRGEIFMMAGGTPNHNRIKENVSIEIGIILKRRKSCRSYSSDQRIHIPENSLYTYPDIAVICGPNKYSEKDKNTIINPTVIIEVVFDSTGAYDRGDKFRHYRDIESLQEYILVNSINVGVEIYRRTEDNHWLLAESAYKLSDTTTIQSIEASLLLSDLYDGTENVKEGWITREA, from the coding sequence ATGATGCCAACTGCCACACAAACAATTTATACAGAAACTGAGTACTTCCAAATGGAAGAAAAAGCCGTTTATAAAAGTGAATATTTCCGGGGAGAGATATTTATGATGGCAGGCGGCACACCAAATCATAATCGTATTAAAGAAAATGTATCTATTGAAATTGGTATTATTTTAAAAAGAAGGAAAAGCTGCCGCAGTTACTCAAGTGATCAGCGTATTCACATTCCTGAAAATTCTCTTTACACTTATCCGGATATTGCAGTGATATGCGGACCGAATAAATACTCAGAAAAGGACAAAAATACAATCATAAACCCTACTGTCATTATTGAAGTTGTTTTTGACAGCACAGGAGCTTATGATCGGGGGGATAAATTTCGCCATTATCGGGATATTGAAAGTTTGCAGGAATATATTCTCGTAAACTCAATAAATGTGGGCGTTGAAATTTACAGACGAACAGAAGATAATCATTGGCTATTGGCAGAATCAGCCTACAAACTATCCGATACTACAACTATTCAATCTATCGAAGCATCCCTTCTTTTGTCTGATTTATACGACGGTACCGAAAATGTAAAAGAAGGATGGATTACGCGTGAAGCGTAA
- a CDS encoding MotA/TolQ/ExbB proton channel family protein, translating to MMLLQALTDSTLAAPAASQGLSIIDLLAKGGWVMFPLGLLFVATLFIIFERYLGIGSNGKIEPQFVDNVKDFIQQGNLKSAESSCRNQHNAAGRIFERAIGRIGYPIKDIETSIENASQIEIQRMEGNLAYLGVIAGIAPMLGFVGTISGIIRIFYDISISNDFNISTIAGGMYEKMITSGSGLIIGLIAYAGYHLLNMKIDRFALRLQMAASDFLDVLQKPVASK from the coding sequence ATGATGCTTCTACAAGCACTTACTGACTCTACTTTGGCAGCACCAGCCGCTAGCCAGGGACTTTCTATTATTGATCTGCTTGCAAAAGGAGGCTGGGTAATGTTTCCTCTCGGGCTGCTTTTTGTGGCCACTCTTTTTATAATCTTTGAGCGTTATTTAGGAATTGGGTCAAATGGAAAGATAGAACCACAATTTGTGGACAATGTAAAGGATTTTATTCAGCAGGGAAATCTTAAATCTGCGGAGTCGTCTTGCCGGAATCAGCACAATGCAGCAGGCCGTATTTTCGAACGCGCAATTGGTCGTATAGGTTATCCGATCAAAGATATTGAAACAAGCATTGAAAATGCCAGTCAGATAGAGATCCAGCGCATGGAAGGAAATCTTGCCTACCTCGGTGTAATTGCGGGTATAGCACCTATGCTTGGGTTTGTGGGTACAATCTCAGGGATTATTCGTATTTTCTATGACATTTCCATATCCAATGATTTCAATATCAGCACGATTGCAGGCGGTATGTATGAAAAAATGATCACGTCCGGATCAGGTCTGATCATTGGTCTGATCGCTTATGCGGGTTATCACTTGCTGAATATGAAAATTGACCGTTTTGCTTTGAGGTTACAAATGGCGGCTTCGGACTTCCTTGATGTACTGCAGAAACCAGTAGCTTCAAAGTAA
- a CDS encoding biopolymer transporter ExbD, whose amino-acid sequence MKIRRKSRFAPEVFTSSLSDIMFFLMLFFLIISTMSNPNVIKLMLPKASASQQMYKKQITLSVDDKKVYYIDKQAIPFENLELELKNIFAGTEDKTIILRVDKNLAVQDLVDVLELGAKQEIKMVMATSK is encoded by the coding sequence ATGAAGATACGTCGGAAGAGCCGGTTTGCCCCGGAGGTATTTACGAGCTCCCTCAGCGACATTATGTTTTTCCTGATGCTGTTCTTTTTGATCATTTCCACGATGTCCAATCCGAACGTGATCAAACTGATGTTACCAAAAGCGTCGGCTTCACAGCAGATGTACAAAAAACAAATTACCTTGTCAGTAGACGATAAAAAAGTTTATTATATTGATAAACAGGCAATTCCTTTTGAAAATCTGGAATTAGAGCTGAAAAATATATTCGCCGGAACAGAAGACAAGACCATTATTCTCAGAGTAGATAAAAACCTTGCGGTTCAGGATCTGGTGGATGTACTGGAACTTGGAGCCAAGCAGGAAATTAAAATGGTAATGGCAACATCAAAATAG
- a CDS encoding Gfo/Idh/MocA family protein — MSLLKAAIIGGGHIADQNHIPALKALKDQVEVIAVCSRDINKARALAEKYNIPFAFDSAEEMFNNEQKPDLVINCTANNLHYPYTMQALENGCHVLCEKPPAMNAKEAKEMADLAQEKGKVLAYNFQRRQSPEYILLQKFLQQGRFGEVYHIKANFLRRRGIPGWGNFTNKAIQGGGALIDLGVHVLDLALGMLDYQMPDRIVANVYDFIGKAGGKGLKGDWDPEKFEVEDACFAYLSFPDNASIMLSSSFALNRQEEETVNLEVFGTKSGAILRPLSIFTEVAGELADVSFPYLTETDIQLQNTTAFVDACNGKASNICSAEEGAILQEIIERIYQSAK, encoded by the coding sequence ATGTCACTTCTCAAAGCAGCCATTATTGGTGGCGGACATATTGCCGATCAAAACCATATTCCGGCATTAAAGGCATTAAAAGACCAGGTAGAAGTCATTGCTGTTTGTAGTCGTGATATTAACAAAGCAAGAGCGCTGGCAGAAAAATATAATATTCCGTTTGCATTCGACAGCGCTGAAGAAATGTTTAATAACGAGCAAAAGCCTGATCTGGTCATCAATTGCACTGCTAATAATCTGCACTATCCGTATACGATGCAGGCACTTGAAAACGGGTGCCACGTGTTATGCGAAAAACCACCTGCAATGAATGCGAAGGAAGCAAAAGAAATGGCTGATCTCGCACAGGAAAAAGGAAAAGTACTGGCTTATAATTTTCAGCGGAGGCAATCGCCGGAGTATATTTTATTGCAGAAATTTCTGCAACAGGGCAGGTTTGGAGAAGTATATCATATTAAGGCTAATTTTCTTCGACGCAGAGGAATACCAGGCTGGGGTAATTTCACAAATAAAGCCATTCAGGGTGGTGGGGCACTGATTGATCTGGGTGTGCACGTTTTGGATCTTGCATTGGGTATGCTTGATTATCAGATGCCAGATCGCATTGTAGCTAATGTTTATGATTTCATTGGAAAAGCAGGTGGCAAGGGACTAAAAGGGGACTGGGATCCCGAAAAATTTGAAGTGGAAGATGCCTGTTTTGCTTATTTGTCTTTTCCGGATAATGCAAGTATCATGCTTTCCAGTTCATTTGCGTTGAACAGACAGGAAGAAGAAACGGTTAATCTTGAAGTTTTTGGCACGAAATCAGGCGCTATATTACGTCCGCTTTCGATATTTACTGAGGTGGCCGGAGAACTGGCGGATGTATCTTTTCCATATCTGACGGAAACCGACATTCAGCTTCAAAATACTACCGCGTTTGTTGATGCTTGTAATGGGAAGGCAAGCAATATTTGTTCAGCAGAAGAAGGTGCCATTTTACAGGAAATTATCGAGAGAATTTATCAGAGTGCAAAATAA
- a CDS encoding M56 family metallopeptidase produces MELLIYLGKVNLYWLLFYACYWLLFRNHTFFQWNRFYLSGSLLIAFILPIVKFPGPVEIVIPKTVYSASITQVPIIVSPILTATSIIPDQPVEWIFIVRIMYGFGVCFMLYQLLRGFYKIFSIIKQGESIKFEDYNLILLPDYQPAGSGIGSFSFLKWLVVSCNDYENHLDTILRHESIHIKQRHSLDILLIESLKIVFWFNPVLWFYKHSLQEVHEYLADEEAPNREHYTTFLVSYALNSPVKSLTNHFFKSSLLKTRIRMIYKNRTSKWLLSKYFIIIPVIGIMTALTAARKHAIMPAEIKIVRSIKETLDLGEPFGSAANHSVQKSNVQLNHESQEEKVIVRGTVKNENGNFVPNATVILKGSTRGTLTDENGKFELKDVPAFSQIVVSHVNYQSYEIRIGRSKFLDYTVKLISEQNVIDGVEVAGYTPTIHTDREESQQNPTNRIKEFSVVEEKAEFPGGNPEMIKFLAQNIRYPSEASKANISGTVLISFIVNEYGEIRKPKIIKGLGFGIDDEATRVILNMPNWKPAIQNGNPLRSEYSIFIRFALNKTNSNGTSDKRQGFNNYNKTEETEAEKYTLPTMTEIGKFLSRKVEYVDDIVLNSEPNSNQFKQTTSTFMNYSVQPAQITTRKP; encoded by the coding sequence ATGGAGTTATTAATTTACTTAGGGAAAGTAAACTTGTACTGGCTCTTATTTTATGCATGCTATTGGTTACTCTTCCGTAATCATACATTTTTCCAATGGAACAGATTCTATCTGAGCGGATCTTTGCTGATTGCATTCATTTTGCCAATTGTGAAATTTCCCGGGCCCGTAGAAATCGTCATTCCCAAAACCGTTTACAGTGCCTCCATAACGCAGGTTCCAATAATAGTTTCTCCAATTTTAACAGCTACTTCTATAATTCCTGACCAACCCGTGGAATGGATATTCATTGTCCGGATAATGTATGGCTTTGGTGTTTGTTTCATGCTTTATCAATTACTTCGTGGATTTTACAAGATATTTTCAATCATAAAACAGGGCGAAAGCATAAAATTCGAAGATTATAACCTGATTTTATTACCTGATTATCAGCCAGCCGGTTCCGGTATCGGGTCATTTTCCTTCCTAAAATGGCTGGTTGTAAGTTGTAATGATTACGAAAATCATCTTGATACCATTCTCCGACATGAAAGCATTCATATCAAACAGCGCCACAGTTTAGATATTCTGCTTATCGAATCGCTCAAAATTGTATTTTGGTTCAATCCTGTATTATGGTTTTATAAGCATTCCTTACAGGAAGTACATGAATATCTGGCAGATGAAGAAGCTCCGAACCGGGAGCATTACACAACTTTTCTGGTCTCCTATGCTTTAAACTCTCCCGTTAAGTCGCTCACCAATCATTTCTTCAAATCTTCTTTACTTAAAACACGGATCAGGATGATTTATAAAAACCGTACTTCGAAATGGTTATTAAGTAAATACTTCATAATCATTCCTGTTATCGGAATTATGACGGCTTTAACTGCTGCGCGTAAACATGCGATAATGCCAGCGGAAATAAAGATTGTCCGATCCATCAAAGAAACTCTGGATCTGGGAGAACCTTTTGGTAGTGCAGCGAATCATTCAGTTCAAAAATCCAATGTACAATTGAATCATGAATCCCAAGAGGAAAAAGTGATTGTAAGGGGAACAGTCAAAAATGAAAACGGGAATTTTGTTCCGAATGCGACTGTAATTTTGAAAGGATCAACCAGGGGAACTCTAACAGACGAGAATGGCAAATTTGAATTAAAAGACGTCCCAGCATTTAGTCAGATTGTTGTAAGTCATGTCAATTACCAATCCTATGAAATCAGAATAGGGAGGTCAAAATTTTTAGATTATACTGTTAAACTTATATCCGAACAGAATGTTATTGATGGAGTCGAAGTTGCCGGTTACACACCAACTATCCATACTGACAGAGAGGAAAGCCAACAAAACCCAACAAACCGTATAAAAGAATTTTCTGTTGTTGAAGAAAAAGCAGAATTTCCGGGAGGAAACCCAGAGATGATAAAATTCCTGGCTCAAAATATCAGGTATCCTTCTGAAGCTTCCAAAGCCAACATCAGTGGAACTGTACTAATCTCTTTTATTGTGAACGAATATGGAGAGATCCGGAAACCTAAAATTATTAAAGGATTGGGATTTGGGATAGATGACGAAGCAACCAGGGTAATTTTGAATATGCCCAACTGGAAACCTGCCATACAAAACGGGAATCCATTAAGAAGTGAATACAGCATATTTATTCGGTTTGCACTTAACAAAACAAATTCGAATGGTACCAGCGACAAACGCCAGGGTTTTAACAATTATAACAAAACAGAGGAAACTGAAGCTGAAAAATATACGCTTCCAACCATGACAGAAATTGGAAAATTTCTCAGCAGGAAGGTTGAATATGTTGACGACATTGTGTTAAATTCTGAGCCTAATAGTAATCAGTTCAAGCAAACGACTTCTACTTTTATGAATTACAGCGTGCAGCCAGCACAAATTACAACAAGGAAGCCTTAG
- a CDS encoding TonB family protein, with translation MEILIYAGKVSLYWTLFYVCYQLFLRRQTFFVWNRIYLIASLLISFALPFIIYPESAPAIPVIYEVSSPSFVVSTVQNEQVSLFTWTNLVGLLYITGILFMSFKLYNHVRQLNGFLNEGEQIDMEVGKIILINSNHVGSFSFLKWIVVNRNDYENHFDAILRHEMVHMQQGHSWDILFIELMKILFWFNPILILYKKSLQEVHEFLADAEAANRENYATFLVSYALNAPIASLTNHFFKPSQIKTRIQMIYKNRSSKWLLSSYLAAVLLIGTIALFVAGCEREKYDAENVSNESMDKVSIKGRIVDSDKKGISGAMIVAGKHNGAITDSEGNYTIQAPENSSLKISGKGFQNLTVQITNQTSIYAVLAPLGHNSLKSYAYLSENSAPENVNVTDRKIFTVVEEQPEFPGGTKAMYEFLGNNIKYPEAAATANVGGRVFLSFVVTATGEIEDIIVLKGVGYGCDAEAVRVLKAFPKWQPGKQGGIPVNVRYNLPINFELKGAKKVSDIKKVFNNPDKSEAALMTNGRIIESYQKNRQQLISVTGGNPVYVIDGKIEEDPDVIKKIDSEKVQSVSVLKDQAAISAYGERGKGGVVSIIMKK, from the coding sequence ATGGAAATTCTTATTTATGCAGGAAAAGTAAGCTTGTACTGGACGTTATTTTACGTTTGTTATCAGTTATTTCTTCGCCGGCAAACATTCTTTGTCTGGAACCGGATATATCTGATTGCCTCACTTCTTATTTCATTTGCGCTTCCTTTTATAATTTATCCCGAATCTGCTCCTGCAATTCCCGTTATTTATGAAGTAAGCAGTCCGTCATTTGTTGTTTCAACAGTTCAGAATGAACAGGTTTCACTATTTACCTGGACAAATCTCGTTGGATTGCTTTACATCACAGGCATATTGTTCATGAGTTTTAAATTGTATAACCATGTCCGTCAGCTTAATGGCTTTCTAAATGAAGGTGAACAAATAGATATGGAAGTGGGTAAAATCATTTTGATCAATTCGAACCATGTCGGTTCTTTCTCATTTCTAAAATGGATCGTTGTAAACCGTAACGATTATGAAAATCATTTTGATGCCATTTTAAGGCATGAGATGGTTCACATGCAACAGGGCCATAGCTGGGATATATTGTTCATTGAATTGATGAAAATATTATTTTGGTTCAACCCGATACTGATACTGTATAAAAAATCCTTACAGGAAGTACACGAATTTCTGGCTGATGCCGAAGCTGCCAACCGGGAAAATTATGCAACATTTCTGGTCTCTTATGCTTTAAATGCACCAATTGCCTCGTTGACTAATCATTTTTTCAAACCATCTCAAATCAAAACCCGGATTCAGATGATCTATAAAAATCGTAGTTCTAAATGGCTATTAAGTTCTTATTTAGCAGCAGTATTACTTATAGGAACAATAGCTCTGTTTGTTGCTGGTTGTGAGCGGGAGAAATATGATGCTGAAAACGTCAGTAATGAGAGTATGGATAAGGTTTCAATAAAAGGCAGAATTGTTGATTCGGATAAAAAAGGCATTTCAGGTGCCATGATTGTTGCCGGGAAGCATAACGGAGCAATTACAGACAGTGAGGGTAATTACACGATCCAGGCCCCGGAAAATAGTTCGCTTAAAATAAGTGGTAAAGGTTTTCAGAATTTAACCGTTCAAATCACCAATCAGACTTCAATTTACGCTGTGTTAGCACCTTTGGGACATAATAGTTTAAAATCATATGCATATCTGAGCGAGAATTCGGCTCCGGAAAATGTGAATGTAACTGACAGGAAAATTTTCACAGTGGTTGAAGAGCAGCCTGAGTTTCCTGGTGGTACAAAGGCTATGTATGAATTTCTGGGTAATAATATTAAATATCCCGAGGCAGCGGCAACAGCCAATGTTGGCGGACGTGTATTCCTGTCCTTTGTAGTTACCGCGACTGGCGAAATTGAAGATATTATAGTTTTGAAAGGTGTCGGTTACGGATGTGATGCAGAAGCAGTAAGAGTATTGAAGGCATTTCCAAAATGGCAGCCAGGTAAGCAAGGTGGAATTCCAGTTAATGTGCGCTATAATTTGCCCATCAACTTTGAGCTGAAAGGTGCCAAAAAGGTATCAGATATTAAAAAAGTGTTTAATAATCCTGATAAATCCGAAGCGGCATTGATGACAAATGGCAGAATAATTGAATCATACCAAAAAAATAGACAACAATTGATCAGTGTTACCGGGGGCAATCCTGTTTACGTTATTGATGGGAAGATTGAAGAAGATCCTGATGTTATAAAGAAAATTGATTCTGAAAAAGTGCAGTCTGTATCTGTCTTAAAAGACCAGGCCGCTATAAGTGCATATGGAGAAAGAGGCAAAGGTGGAGTGGTATCTATCATTATGAAAAAATAG
- a CDS encoding BlaI/MecI/CopY family transcriptional regulator, whose protein sequence is MEIRTLTRAEEEIMRILWQLKKAFVKDILAEMPEPKPAYNTVSTIIRILEKKEVVGYTAYGKTHEYYPLISEEEYKRFEMQQLMVNYFDNSLPNLVSFFVKENDLKSKDLEEIMKLINEHKNEP, encoded by the coding sequence ATGGAAATACGCACATTGACCCGCGCAGAGGAAGAGATTATGCGCATTCTCTGGCAATTGAAAAAAGCTTTTGTAAAGGATATACTTGCCGAAATGCCGGAACCGAAACCAGCCTATAACACGGTATCAACTATTATCAGGATTTTAGAGAAAAAGGAAGTTGTTGGTTACACGGCCTACGGAAAAACCCATGAATACTACCCGCTGATTAGTGAAGAAGAATACAAACGCTTCGAGATGCAGCAGCTGATGGTCAATTACTTTGATAATTCTTTGCCAAACCTCGTTTCATTTTTTGTAAAAGAAAATGATCTGAAATCGAAAGATCTCGAAGAGATTATGAAACTGATCAATGAACATAAAAATGAACCTTAA
- a CDS encoding Uma2 family endonuclease produces the protein MIASPGPRKVLQKIPAKNIPSVLIHEIIDGKPLYRKGYREVLAKTKNIEDIMGSSSLQFFIIDYLLGILYPNIDRTKYIIATNEAGLHLDRRNNLAGDILIFDKKVLTIDKINKHYSNVPPKISIEIDLDIELEGFTEHSYIFLKTRKLLEFGAEKVIWFLSESRNIMIATPHGNWEIQDWDKDVEIFDGIIFNVGNYLKQEGSEFA, from the coding sequence ATGATAGCTTCACCAGGCCCACGCAAGGTTTTGCAAAAAATCCCTGCAAAGAATATACCCAGCGTTTTGATCCATGAAATAATAGACGGCAAGCCATTATACCGCAAAGGCTATCGGGAAGTATTGGCCAAAACCAAAAATATCGAGGATATTATGGGTTCAAGTTCTTTGCAGTTTTTTATCATTGATTATCTTCTTGGTATACTTTATCCCAATATTGACAGGACTAAATATATTATTGCGACTAATGAAGCCGGGCTGCATTTAGACCGTAGGAATAACCTGGCAGGGGATATTCTCATTTTTGATAAAAAAGTGCTGACTATTGATAAGATCAATAAACATTATTCAAATGTTCCGCCTAAAATTTCAATTGAAATAGATCTTGATATTGAATTGGAGGGATTTACTGAACACAGCTATATTTTTCTTAAAACCAGGAAACTATTGGAATTTGGGGCCGAAAAGGTCATCTGGTTTTTGAGTGAATCTAGAAATATAATGATTGCTACGCCGCATGGCAATTGGGAAATACAGGATTGGGATAAAGACGTTGAAATTTTTGATGGTATAATCTTCAATGTAGGGAATTATTTAAAACAGGAAGGTTCGGAATTTGCCTGA